GCCTCTCTGATCCGGCCGTAAAACCCGAACCCGTGCTCGATTTTAATTCCGGCTACGTTATCCGCGCCCTCGGCGAGTTGCCCAGCCAGGGCTCAAAACATCCCTGGCGACTGCATCAAAACTACGTCAAAGACCTCTCGATGCTCCGCTACGGACGCGTCGATGACGGGACGATGGAGTTTCGCCCCGCCGAGCGATAACGGCCCTTGTACCACCTGACGTGTTAAAATAGCTTTTTCTTTGTCGTATGAAGATCTTTCACGGAACCGAAAACGCAAATATTGCCCGGCCGACCGTCTTGACACTCGGTGTTTTTGACGGGCTACACCTCGGGCATCAGCGAATAATGCGCAAGGTGGTCGAACGCGCTCGGGCGATCAATGCGGTACCTACGGCGATCACTTTTGATCCGCATCCACGGGCGGTACTCCATCCGGAATCAGCCCCGCCGCTGCTGCAGACGCTCGATCAGCGGCTGGCAACGCTTGATATGCTTGGGATCAGACAGGCGATCCTTATCCCCTTTACCCGTGAGTTTGCAGGCCAACCGGCCGAAGATTTCCTCTCAGACATCATTCACGATCGCCTGCAGGCTCGCGAGGTTTATTTAGGCAAAGGCTTTGCTTTCGGCAAGAATCGCGGCGGCAATATCGACCTTTTGCGTAAGATGAGCCGCGATCTTGGGTTTGTTGCCGAAGAGGTCGAGGAGGTGCAACTCCGCGGTCAGCGTATCAGCTCATCGCGGATCCGTGAGCTCCTCGACGATGGTCGCGTCAATCTTGTCCGCCGAATGCTCGGGCGGCCATACGGCGTCGAGGGCCTCGTCGTTCACGGCAATCACCGCGGGCGTACGATCGGTTTTCCGACGGCCAATTTGAAGCCGCATAATCGAGTGATCCCACGATATGGCGTTTACGCGACTGCCACCCTGCTCGGCGGCGAGTGGCGACGCAGCATCACTAATATCGGCATCCGGCCCACGTTTGAATCCGATTACGAACCATCGATCGAAACACATATATTCGACTTTGACGGAGATCTCTACGGAGATGTCCTGCGGGTGCGGTTCCTAAGGCGCATCAGGGACGAGAAGAAGTTCGGCGGCGTTGACGAACTCAAGGCTCAGATCGAGATCGATTCACAGAGCGCGAGGAACTATTTTGACCACGAGGGCGTAAGGAATATGCTCGTGGACCTGAGGAGATAACGGAGACGCGGGCGAAATTAAACAGCAAAGTAGCTGTCCGCCCTGGCATCTAAGATCTCGATCGTAGCATTTGAGCATTTGCCCGATGTGAACGAATTAGATATTTACCGCAGTCACGGGCGGCGGTTAACAGACTAAAATGAGTAATTTAGGCTTTGAGGCCACTACATTGGTAAAAGAGCGTTCGGTCCGTGCCAATGGCAACGGCGGTCAGCATTTTGTTTCCACCGACGATCTGGCGATCGCTAAGCTTGTGACTAATAAGCAGCTCATCGCCGAAGAGAAGTTTCTACAGAAAAAAGAAGCTGAGGTTGAGAGTGTCTATCACGGCTGGCGCGGTTATTGGCGTTTGTTTCAGATCTCGCGCGTCATCGTGATGCTCGCGGCGTATCTGTACCTCGATCAGTTCGATATGCACCGCCAGGGGCAACTGAGGCACAAAAAGCACCGTATGCAGACCGCTATGCGTCTGACACGTATGGCCGTTTATGGCGAAAAGCTCTATTCCGTAAGGCTCTGGTTCGCCCAACGGTCAACCGCCCTGGCGAGACGCTTCGTGCTCGGTAGCAACTCAAATCGCGAACACAATCAAGAAAGGCAGGCGATCTGGCTTAAGGAAAAGCTGATCGAACTCGGGCCGACATTTATCAAGATCGGCCAGTCGATGGGTACGCGCGCAGACCTTTTGCCGTTGCCGTTCGTCAAGGAACTCGGCACGCTGGTCGACAGTGTTCCGCCCTTTCCTAACGAGATCGCATTTGCCCGCATCGAGCACGAACTCGGATGCAAGATCAACGAGATGTACGCCGAATTTGAGCTTGAGCCAGTGGCTGCGGCATCGCTAGGGCAGGTTTATCGTGCACGCCTGCACACCGGCGAAGAGGTCGCTGTCAAGGTTCAGCGTCCTAATCTCGATGCGACCATCAAGGGCGACCTTGTAATTCTGCAAAAGGTGGCAAAGTTCGCCGAGCGATTTCCAAAGCTCAACGAGAATGCCGACTGGGCCGGAATGTTGCGAGAGTTTGACGTAACCGTCCACGAGGAAATGGACTATATGGCGGAGGGGCAAAATGCCGAACGCTTTAGAATAAATTTTAAGAACTGGAACGACGTCCACGTCCCGACGATCTATTGGAACGCGACTACATCTAAAGTGATGACAATGGAGTTCATCCACGGTGCCAAAGTCACTGATGTGGACGAACTCAAGCGGAGAGACGTATCGCCGGAAAAGGTAAATCGGCTTTTGATCAAGACGTATCTCAAGCAGTTACTCGAGGACGGATTTTTTCACGCTGATCCGCATCCGGGCAATCTGTTAGTGATGCCGGACGGACGCGTCGCTTTTTTTGATTTTGGAATGGTGGGACGCATTACGCCGGACCTGCAGTCCAAAATGATCGACGCATTTTTTCACGTCGTCAGCAAAGATGCGGCGGGTATCGCGGACGATCTGATCGCACTTGATTTTCTCAAGCCCGGGACCAATCCGATCGTGGTCAAACCGGTCGTCGAAAAGATGTTTGAGTTTCACCTCAACCGCAAGCTAAAGGACGTCAACTTTAAGGAATTGACCTACGACCTTGCTGACGTGATGTACGACTATCCATTTCGTCTGCCGTCAAATTTCACGTATATTATGCGTGCACTGATGACGCTCGAGGGCATCGGCATCATTACCGATCCGGAATTTAATTTCTTTGAGACTGCCAAGCCGTACGCCAAGGAGTTTATGCTCCGGCGTGAGGGCAATGATTTTCGAAAGGCATTCGTCGACAAAATAATGGGCCGCGACGAGGGCGGAAAGATCGACTGGGATCGCACTTGGAAACTTGCGAAAATGGCCTTTAAGTCCGTATTGAACACAGGAATCTAATGACACTCGCGGAGCGGGCATTTCCGGAGAAGACCGCCGGGGCGGCCGATGACGTCGTCGCCCGCACACGCGAATTGGTGCTGTCACACGGATGGAATTCGACCTCGTTCCAAATTGTAAATCCGGGAATTCTGCGTTGGTTCTCAGCAGACGGTGACGCGGTCGTCGGGTATATTTCGTCTAAACGAGTTCGCGTCGTCGTGGGTGCGCCGGTATGTGAAAAGTCGCGACTCGATGCGGTTGTCGCCGAATTTGAGGCTGACGCCGAGCGGGCGGGCGAGACGGTATGCTATTTCGGCGCTGAGTCCAGGCTCGAGGCCGTCCTGTCATCATCGCGAGGTCACGCAAAATT
This is a stretch of genomic DNA from Chloracidobacterium sp.. It encodes these proteins:
- a CDS encoding bifunctional riboflavin kinase/FAD synthetase translates to MKIFHGTENANIARPTVLTLGVFDGLHLGHQRIMRKVVERARAINAVPTAITFDPHPRAVLHPESAPPLLQTLDQRLATLDMLGIRQAILIPFTREFAGQPAEDFLSDIIHDRLQAREVYLGKGFAFGKNRGGNIDLLRKMSRDLGFVAEEVEEVQLRGQRISSSRIRELLDDGRVNLVRRMLGRPYGVEGLVVHGNHRGRTIGFPTANLKPHNRVIPRYGVYATATLLGGEWRRSITNIGIRPTFESDYEPSIETHIFDFDGDLYGDVLRVRFLRRIRDEKKFGGVDELKAQIEIDSQSARNYFDHEGVRNMLVDLRR
- a CDS encoding AarF/ABC1/UbiB kinase family protein — encoded protein: MSNLGFEATTLVKERSVRANGNGGQHFVSTDDLAIAKLVTNKQLIAEEKFLQKKEAEVESVYHGWRGYWRLFQISRVIVMLAAYLYLDQFDMHRQGQLRHKKHRMQTAMRLTRMAVYGEKLYSVRLWFAQRSTALARRFVLGSNSNREHNQERQAIWLKEKLIELGPTFIKIGQSMGTRADLLPLPFVKELGTLVDSVPPFPNEIAFARIEHELGCKINEMYAEFELEPVAAASLGQVYRARLHTGEEVAVKVQRPNLDATIKGDLVILQKVAKFAERFPKLNENADWAGMLREFDVTVHEEMDYMAEGQNAERFRINFKNWNDVHVPTIYWNATTSKVMTMEFIHGAKVTDVDELKRRDVSPEKVNRLLIKTYLKQLLEDGFFHADPHPGNLLVMPDGRVAFFDFGMVGRITPDLQSKMIDAFFHVVSKDAAGIADDLIALDFLKPGTNPIVVKPVVEKMFEFHLNRKLKDVNFKELTYDLADVMYDYPFRLPSNFTYIMRALMTLEGIGIITDPEFNFFETAKPYAKEFMLRREGNDFRKAFVDKIMGRDEGGKIDWDRTWKLAKMAFKSVLNTGI